The genomic interval CCCATTACGCTGTTTACGCTGCATGAAAAAGTCCTTGATCCCCAGCACCACGAGCAGAACGCCCGTAAGCATGATAAGCGCATAGCTGGCCTTCTCGATGCCGATGCGCCCGGTTTCGAAAGCGGAAAATACGGTCGCCTTGAAAATGGCATACAAGACAAGCAACAGCAAGACGGCGCTCATCGTATGCGTCACGGTAATGCCGGCCCCGAGAGCAACGCCCTGCCGCCAGCGGCCACGACGCGCGATAAAGTAACCCACCACGATTGATTTTCCGTGCCCGGGGCCCAGCGCATGCAACATGCCGTACACGAGGCAAATCACGAGGAACTTCCATATGGCACCCCAGTCACCGCTCTTCATGGCATTGATGGCCACGGTCTGCTTTTCACGGAGAACCTTCTGAGCCTCGGCAATCCAGCCAAAAAACGAGACGCTCTTTTTCGTAACCGGTTTTTCGGGAACGGTCGCCTGCACTTTGGATTCAACCGCCAGGGAATCATCGGCCGGCACCACGACTTCCGTCGCCGCAGGCGCATCCGCAGCCCCGTTGATGTCAAAGCGCTTTTTCTTGACGGCGGCAGGCGCGGCCATCGCCAGCAAAAGAATCAACAAAACTGTAAGCAACTTGTTCAATAGCAAAACCTCTTTGCCATAAAATAAAAAAAAATCTGGCTAAATTCACCGTTTTTACATTTTACAAAATTCGTAATATGTATACCGAATTTTCATTTTTTGAAAAATGAGAATTTTTTGTAACTAGTCTAAAATCGACGATTCCACATGAAAAACGGCGTTTTTGATTTTTGGCACGACTTTTGCACATGGCTTACCGAAAAAATTTCAAACTAGGAGATTGCCATGAGCAACGAATACAGATTAAAAGCTATCAAAGAAATCGCCAGCGAAAATGCCGGCGCTAACCTCCCCGCAGCACCCGCAAGCCTCGACTTCTACGGTGAAGACGTCTTTAACGCAGAGGCCATGCGCGCCTACTTGCCGAAGGACATTTGCAAGAAACTTTTTGCGACCATCGATGAAGGCGCACCGCTCGACGCAAGCATCGCGAACGAAGTCGCACACGCCATGAAAAAGTGGGCCATCGACCGCGGCGCAACGCACTTTACTCACTGGTTCCAGCCGCTTACCGGCTCCACCGCCGAAAAGCACGACTCCTTCCTGGAACCCGAAAACGGCAAGGCCATCATGGCCTTCAGCGGCAAGAACCTCATCGTCGGCGAACCGGACGCTTCTTCTTTCCCGAGCGGCGGCCTCCGTTCCACCTTCGAAGCCCGCGGCTACACCGCATGGGATCCGACTTCCCCCGCATTCATCAAGCGTCACGGCAACGGTGCAACGCTCTGCATCCCGACCGCATTCTGTAGCTACACCGGCGAAGCCTTGGACAAGAAGACTCCGCTTCTCCGCTCCATTCAGGCCCTCCAGAAGTCCGCCGACCGCCTCATGGGCCTCTTCGGCGTCGCCGCCCAGAAGGTCACCGTCACTCTCGGTGCCGAACAGGAATACTTCCTGATCGACAAGCGTTTCTACCTGCAGCGCCCCGACCTCTACCAGGCTGGCCGTACGCTGTTCGGTGCCGCTCCTGCCAAGCACCAGCAGATGGAAGACCACTACTTCGGTAGCATTCCGGCCCGCATCATCAACTTCATGAACGATGTGGAAAAGGAACTCTGGAAGCTCGGCATTCCGGCAAAGACCCGCCACAACGAAGTCGCCCCGGCCCAGTTCGAACTCGCCCCGATGTTCGAAGAGGTGAACCTCGCCTGCGACCACAACATGCAAATTATGGAAGTGCTCCGCCAGGTCGCTGACCGCCACGGCCTCGTCTGCCTCCTGCACGAAAAGCCGTTCGCCGGCATCAATGGTTCCGGTAAGCACAACAACTGGTCCGTGAACTACGGCAAGACCAACCTCTTGAACCCGGGCAAGGATCCGCACCAGAACGCCATCTTCCTCACCACGCTCTGCGCCGTCATCTACGCCGTCGACACCCACGCCGACCTGCTGCGTATGGCTGTCGCTAGCGCCGGCAACGACCACCGTCTCGGTGCCAACGAAGCTCCTCCGGCAATCATCTCCATGTACTTGGGCGACCAGCTCGCCGATGTCATCGACCAGCTTGAAAAGGGCGATCCGAAGTCCAGCAAGCAGGCCGGTGCATTGAAGCTCGGTTCCGACACGCTTCCGCCGCTCCCGCGCGACGCTACGGACCGTAACCGTACTTCTCCGTTCGCCTTCACCGGCAACAAGTTCGAATTCCGCGCTCCGGGTTCCAGCCAGAGCTGCTCCGAACCGAACGTCATCCTCAACACGATCGTAGCCGAAGCCTTCGACCTCATCGCCGACAAGATGCAGAACGTTCCGGCCGACAAGTTCCACGAAGAACTCCAGAAGCTCCTGCAGAAGATCGTGAAGGAACACAAGAAGGTCATCTTCAACGGCAACGGCTACACCGACGAATGGGTGGAAGAAGCAGCCAAGCGCGGACTCCCGAACATCCGCACCACCATGGAAGCCCTCCAGGCGCTCACCAAGAAGGACAACGTCGCCCTCTTCGAAAAGTACGGCGTGTTCAATAAGCGCGAACTCGACTCCCGTTACGAAGTCAACATGGAAGACTACCACAAGAAGATTCACATCGAAGGCAAGATCGCTTTCGACATCGCGAAGAACGTGGTGCTCCCGCAGGTGCTCTGCGCCTACAGCAACGCCCTCAAGACCAACGAAATGGCCAAGACCCAGGGATTCTACGCTGTGGACGGCTACGCCCGTGAACTCGGCGAAAAGCTCAAGGCCCTCGAAGAAGCAGTCGCCAAGATGGAAGCTGCTCTCGGCGACAAGCACGAAGCGATTCTCGACGCCATGGCGAACCTCCGCGTTATCGTCGACAAGATCGAAAGCGTGATCCCCGACGAAAAGTGGCCGCTCCCGAAATATAGAGAGATGCTGTTCATTTACTAACTTCAAAAACCCCTCCTTATTGCTCAATGGACACGAGGCCGTGCGTCGAAAGATGCACGGTCTTTTTTGCTCCCGGCAACTCGATTGACGCCACGATTACTGACATAAACGATGGCGGAGAAAAATGTCGAAACCCTGTTTTACATTTTATGTAAAATCAATTACGTTTTAGAAAGAAAATGTAAAGTTTTCGGCATTTTTGGGCAAATTTCCGCAAAATTTTTCTCTTTTAATATCTTCCCAAGCGCCTTTGTAATTATTAGATTTTGGTTCCGATGAGAATATCGGAATCCATTGAGGCACACATGAGCGCAGCCGTTGCAACTATCTCGCAGCGGAACCAAGCGACTCTCCACGGATTCCATAAAATCGTTATTTTCCCCGTTTTCAATGTTTTTAGAGTTTTCAGGGCAAAGGCATTTAGCTTTTGCCTTTATTTTTTGCCTTTTAACACTACAGCAATGAGAATCGTATGACTGACAAGTTCCAATGGAAAGCAAAACGCGAGAAGAAGGCGTTTTTGGCACTGGCGGATGGCGCCGTGTTTAGGGGCTATGCGTTTGGAGCGGCAACCGACACTGTCGGCGAAGCCGTTTTCAACACCGGCATGGCGGGCTACAAGCAGATTATTACCGACCCCTCCTATGCAGGCCAGTTCGTGGTCTTCACCACGGCAGAAGTCGGCGCCTATGCGGCCAACCTCGAAAAGAACGAATCCCGCCAGGTGTTCCTGAACGGCATCGTGGTGAACTCGCTCGACTGGGTTTCCAAGGAACAGAATGAAGAAAGTCTGCACGACTACATGCTCGCCCAGGGCAAGCCGGGAATCGCCGGCGTGGATACGCGCGCACTCACGCTCCACCTGCGTGAACATGGTGCCCAGAAGGCCTACCTGCACGTGGACGGCTCCGACATGAGCGAAGAAGAAGCCATCAAGAAGGCCCAGGAATGGGAAGGCCTCGACGGTCAGGACTACGCAAGCAAGGTCAGCGACCCGAACGGCTACGAGTTCAGCACCGAAGGCGACTTGAACGTGGTCGCACTCGATTTCGGTATCAAGACGAACATCCTGCGCAACCTCGCCGACCAGGGCATGAAGGTGACGGTGCTCCCGATTACCGCGACGTACGAACAGGTCATGGCGAAGAAGCCCGACGGAGTGTTCCTCTCGAACGGCCCTGCCGACCCGAACTCGCTGCCGCAAGTTTACAACATGGTCAAGAAGTTGCTCGGAACCGTGCCGCTGATGGGCATCTGCCTCGGTAACCAGCTGCTCGGTCTCGCTCTCGGCGCAAAGGTTTCCAAGCTCAAGTTCGGCCACCATGGCTGCAATCACCCGGTCAAAAACCTCAAGACCGGCGCCGTAGAAATCACGAGCCAGAACCACAACTACGCTATCGACGAAGCGACACTCCCCGCCGATGTGGAAGTCTCGCACATCAACCTGAACGACAACACGGTCGAAGGCATCCGCCACAAGAAACTCCCGGCGTTCAGCGTGCAGTACCATCCGGAATCCGCACCGGGCCCGAACGATTCGCTCTACCTGTTCAGCGAATTCAAGCAGATGATTCTCGACTTCAAGGGAGCAAAACAATGACGAAGGCTGCCGCAAAAAAACAGACCAAGTACATCTTCATTACCGGCGGCGTGGTCAGTTCCCTCGGTAAGGGTATCACCTCCGCCTCGCTCGCTCTCCTCTTGAAGAGCCGCGGTTACAAGGTGTTCATGCAGAAGCTCGACCCGTACCTGAACGTGGACCCGGGCACCATGAGCCCCTACCAGCACGGCGAAGTTTTTGTGACCGACGATGGCTACGAAACCGACCTTGACTTGGGCCACTACGAACGCTTCGCCGGCGTGCAGTGCTCCAAGGCATCGAGCTACACCTCCGGCCGCATTTATTCTTCCGTGCTCGCCAAGGAACGCGCAGGCAAGTACCTGGGCGGAACCGTGCAGGTCATCCCGCACATCACCAACGAAATAAAGGACGCCTTCCGCTCTGCAGCCGAAAGCGGCGCCGACATCGTGCTCTGCGAAATCGGCGGTGTGGCTGGCGACATCGAATCGCTCCCCTTCCTCGAAGCCGCAAGGCAGTTCCGCTTCGAAGTCGGTGTGGAAAACACCTGCTTCGTCCACCTAGTTTTGGTGCCTTACCTCAAGGCTGCAGGCGAACTCAAGACCAAGCCCTCGCAGCACTCCGTCGCCGAACTCCGCAATATCGGTATCTTCCCGGACATTCTGGTGTGCCGCACCGAAATGACAATCCCGCAGGATCACCTCGACAAGCTCGCGCTCTTCTGCAACGTAAAGCCCGAATGCGTCATCGAGGAAAAGGACGTGACGGATTCCGTTTACGCTGTTCCGCGCGAACTTTCCAAGCAGGAACTCGACCTCCGCGTGCTTGAACAACTCCACCTGAGCGTGCACCCGATTATCCACTCCGAATGGGACAAGCTCGTGCGCAAGGCAACACAACCCAAATTCGAATGCACCATCGCTCTCGTCGGCAAGTACATCGCCATCCGCGACGCCTACAAGTCCGTGCACGAAGCTTTACAGCACGCCGGCATGGAACACAACGCCAAGGTGAAGGTGGAATGCATCGAGGCCGAAGAACTCGAAAAGAACCCGAACATGATCAAGAATGCCGACGGCATCCTGATTCCGGGCGGGTTCGGCAGCCGCGGCGTGAACGGCAAGTGCGTGGCCATCAAGTACGCCCGCGAGCACAAGGTCCCGCTGCTCGGCATCTGCCTCGGCATGCAGTGCTGCGTGATTGAATTCGCCCGCAATGTGCTCGGTTG from Fibrobacter sp. carries:
- a CDS encoding glutamine synthetase III; amino-acid sequence: MSNEYRLKAIKEIASENAGANLPAAPASLDFYGEDVFNAEAMRAYLPKDICKKLFATIDEGAPLDASIANEVAHAMKKWAIDRGATHFTHWFQPLTGSTAEKHDSFLEPENGKAIMAFSGKNLIVGEPDASSFPSGGLRSTFEARGYTAWDPTSPAFIKRHGNGATLCIPTAFCSYTGEALDKKTPLLRSIQALQKSADRLMGLFGVAAQKVTVTLGAEQEYFLIDKRFYLQRPDLYQAGRTLFGAAPAKHQQMEDHYFGSIPARIINFMNDVEKELWKLGIPAKTRHNEVAPAQFELAPMFEEVNLACDHNMQIMEVLRQVADRHGLVCLLHEKPFAGINGSGKHNNWSVNYGKTNLLNPGKDPHQNAIFLTTLCAVIYAVDTHADLLRMAVASAGNDHRLGANEAPPAIISMYLGDQLADVIDQLEKGDPKSSKQAGALKLGSDTLPPLPRDATDRNRTSPFAFTGNKFEFRAPGSSQSCSEPNVILNTIVAEAFDLIADKMQNVPADKFHEELQKLLQKIVKEHKKVIFNGNGYTDEWVEEAAKRGLPNIRTTMEALQALTKKDNVALFEKYGVFNKRELDSRYEVNMEDYHKKIHIEGKIAFDIAKNVVLPQVLCAYSNALKTNEMAKTQGFYAVDGYARELGEKLKALEEAVAKMEAALGDKHEAILDAMANLRVIVDKIESVIPDEKWPLPKYREMLFIY
- the carA gene encoding glutamine-hydrolyzing carbamoyl-phosphate synthase small subunit encodes the protein MTDKFQWKAKREKKAFLALADGAVFRGYAFGAATDTVGEAVFNTGMAGYKQIITDPSYAGQFVVFTTAEVGAYAANLEKNESRQVFLNGIVVNSLDWVSKEQNEESLHDYMLAQGKPGIAGVDTRALTLHLREHGAQKAYLHVDGSDMSEEEAIKKAQEWEGLDGQDYASKVSDPNGYEFSTEGDLNVVALDFGIKTNILRNLADQGMKVTVLPITATYEQVMAKKPDGVFLSNGPADPNSLPQVYNMVKKLLGTVPLMGICLGNQLLGLALGAKVSKLKFGHHGCNHPVKNLKTGAVEITSQNHNYAIDEATLPADVEVSHINLNDNTVEGIRHKKLPAFSVQYHPESAPGPNDSLYLFSEFKQMILDFKGAKQ
- a CDS encoding CTP synthase is translated as MTKAAAKKQTKYIFITGGVVSSLGKGITSASLALLLKSRGYKVFMQKLDPYLNVDPGTMSPYQHGEVFVTDDGYETDLDLGHYERFAGVQCSKASSYTSGRIYSSVLAKERAGKYLGGTVQVIPHITNEIKDAFRSAAESGADIVLCEIGGVAGDIESLPFLEAARQFRFEVGVENTCFVHLVLVPYLKAAGELKTKPSQHSVAELRNIGIFPDILVCRTEMTIPQDHLDKLALFCNVKPECVIEEKDVTDSVYAVPRELSKQELDLRVLEQLHLSVHPIIHSEWDKLVRKATQPKFECTIALVGKYIAIRDAYKSVHEALQHAGMEHNAKVKVECIEAEELEKNPNMIKNADGILIPGGFGSRGVNGKCVAIKYAREHKVPLLGICLGMQCCVIEFARNVLGWKDANSTEFDEKTAHPVIDLMDEQKNVTDKGGTMRLGAYPCKLMKDSNAAKLYKSEKISERHRHRYEFNYNSEFRKELEKAGLKIAGTSPDGKLVEMVEIKNHPYFEACQFHPEFKSRPTAPHPLFSGLVKAALAQKNGKTKAATVKAAQKNVNGGKKNA